AAGGAGGTTCCCGTGTTCAAGCGTTTTCTGATTATTTCCCTGATTCTGGGGGCTTTCACCGCGTTTACCGCATCCGCTGCCGACGATTTCAAACCCTATCCGGCGCCGCTCAAGGGGAAGAAAATCGCAGTTTTCCTTGACAACGATTTCCAGATCGACGAGGCGTACTACACCCCCCTGCGCCTGAAAGAGGCTGGCGCGGACATAAAAATTGTCAGCCATTATCCGAGTGTGATACGCGACTTCTTCGTGGTCAAGACCGACATCAACCCTAAGGAGGCATTGAAGACCGTCTGGGACGGCATTTTCATTGTCGGCGGATTCTGCCCGATGGAGATGCGTGAGGACCCCGATGTAATCAAGATCATGAGGGATACCAACAGCCGCGGGGCGCTCGTGGCGCCCATCTGCCACGGAGTAACCGTCGCGGTTGCCGCCGATATTCTCAAAGGGAAGAATGTCACCGGGAATGTGCGCCGTCACCAGGAGTTCATCAACGCCGGAGGAATCTGGCATGACGATGCCCCGCAGATAGACGGCAACCTGATTACCGCCATCGGCCCGGCGGACAACGGCACCATGCTCGACGCCATCATCAACTGGTTCAACGGCGGCGAAGCGGCGGCAAAAGCCCACACCAAAGACCAGTATCTCAAGGGCAAAAAGGTCGCCGTGGTCATAGACCAGCGTTTCGATTACCGTCAGGCCAAGTATCCCCGCGACCGCCTGGTACAGAACGGCGCTCTAGTGACCCTGGTCGCCAACTCGGCCGGGGAGTGCAAGGAATACAGGGGAGTCGGCGCCATCAAGGCGGATATCGCCGCCAAAGACGCCTCGAATCAGCAGTATGACGCCCTTATCCTCATCGGCGGCTGGGCGGCGGACAC
This portion of the Candidatus Latescibacter sp. genome encodes:
- a CDS encoding DJ-1/PfpI family protein; amino-acid sequence: KEVPVFKRFLIISLILGAFTAFTASAADDFKPYPAPLKGKKIAVFLDNDFQIDEAYYTPLRLKEAGADIKIVSHYPSVIRDFFVVKTDINPKEALKTVWDGIFIVGGFCPMEMREDPDVIKIMRDTNSRGALVAPICHGVTVAVAADILKGKNVTGNVRRHQEFINAGGIWHDDAPQIDGNLITAIGPADNGTMLDAIINWFNGGEAAAKAHTKDQYLKGKKVAVVIDQRFDYRQAKYPRDRLVQNGALVTLVANSAGECKEYRGVGAIKADIAAKDASNQQYDALILIGGWAADTYRGYPDVRAFINKNLQNGVLVASINWGHTIFIDGNFVKGYSFAVTPGMANDIRNAGGTPIIQPVFRDRNLITCAKDEDMPELMRYVVGYLTTVK